From one Marinobacter sp. LV10MA510-1 genomic stretch:
- the rlmH gene encoding 23S rRNA (pseudouridine(1915)-N(3))-methyltransferase RlmH, producing the protein MRLRLICVGQKMPDWVSAGYLDYARRMPPELSLELVEIAMAHRGKNPDIPRLMQRESDAILAATQPKDRVVALEVEGRPWSTEKLAAQLENWQQDGRDVNFLVGGPDGLADACRQRADQQWSLSSLTLPHPLVRIVLAEQLYRAWSITRNHPYHRA; encoded by the coding sequence ATGCGTTTACGTCTGATCTGCGTGGGGCAAAAAATGCCAGACTGGGTCAGTGCCGGTTACCTGGATTACGCGCGTCGCATGCCTCCGGAGTTATCTCTGGAACTGGTCGAAATCGCCATGGCACACCGGGGTAAAAACCCGGACATCCCCAGACTTATGCAGCGCGAAAGCGATGCCATTCTTGCTGCTACCCAACCGAAAGACCGGGTGGTAGCGCTGGAAGTGGAAGGGCGGCCCTGGTCGACCGAAAAGTTGGCTGCGCAACTGGAAAACTGGCAACAGGATGGCCGCGACGTCAACTTTCTGGTGGGTGGGCCGGACGGGCTCGCTGACGCCTGTCGTCAGCGCGCTGACCAACAATGGTCTTTATCGTCGCTGACTCTGCCTCACCCGTTGGTACGCATTGTGTTGGCGGAGCAGCTATACCGGGCCTGGTCCATTACCCGCAACCATCCTTACCACCGGGCGTAA
- the mrdA gene encoding penicillin-binding protein 2, whose product MPWGEFKNIAAERRLFQRRTLVMLIIVVLLTGALIARLYQLQVVEHEIYTTLSDKNRVQVQSVPPPRGLVYDRNRVLLAENRPVFSVTLVPERITDMSATLARLQTILSISDEDLERFQRRLKERRRPFQELPLRYDLNEEEIARLAVLRHELPGVAVQAELVRYYPHSELTAHALGFVGRINQSELQRIDPVNYAGTNYIGKSGIERFYEQQLHGKVGYQHVETNARGRTLRVLERKNPVPGENIQLHLDLRLQKLAHKLLDGRRGAIVAIEPATGGILALASVPGFDANQFVTGISVEDYRELSESRDKPLFNRALRGQYPPGSTLKPMLAIAALDSGATNRTRRVWDPGYFQLNSSGRRYRDWKRSGHGWVDLDLAITQSCDVYFYEIAVDMGVDTIHHYLSRFGFGEDAALDVAGALSGLLPSKEWKQGARQEPWYPGDTVNLGIGQGFMLATPLQLATATALIADRGYWVEPRLLKSIDGNNDLTSFLPEQNHAPLTLKNPDDWEFVVEAMADVMHGARGTARAAGANASYRMAGKTGTAQVFSLAEDEEYDAEEVRERLRDHALFVGFAPVDNPQIAVSVIVENGGGGSSTAAPMARALFDAWLLEFGEGGGDREGSAAADIANVEGPR is encoded by the coding sequence ATGCCTTGGGGTGAATTCAAGAACATAGCCGCTGAACGCCGTTTGTTCCAGCGCCGCACCCTGGTCATGCTGATTATTGTGGTGCTGCTAACGGGGGCGTTGATTGCGCGCCTGTACCAGTTGCAGGTGGTAGAACACGAGATTTACACCACGCTATCAGACAAGAACCGGGTTCAGGTGCAGTCGGTGCCCCCGCCCCGGGGGTTGGTATACGATCGCAACCGCGTGCTGCTGGCGGAAAATCGCCCGGTGTTCAGCGTGACTCTGGTGCCCGAGCGCATTACTGATATGAGCGCTACCCTGGCGCGCCTGCAAACCATTCTGTCCATTTCCGATGAAGACCTTGAACGCTTTCAGCGCCGCTTGAAAGAGCGCCGCCGTCCGTTTCAGGAACTGCCTCTGCGTTATGATCTTAATGAAGAGGAAATCGCCCGGCTAGCGGTGCTGCGCCATGAGTTACCGGGCGTAGCAGTGCAGGCCGAGCTGGTGCGTTACTACCCCCACAGCGAATTGACCGCCCATGCCTTGGGCTTCGTGGGGCGCATTAATCAAAGTGAGTTGCAGCGTATTGATCCGGTTAACTACGCCGGTACTAATTACATCGGAAAATCTGGAATTGAGCGTTTTTACGAGCAGCAGCTGCACGGCAAGGTTGGCTACCAGCATGTTGAAACCAACGCTCGTGGCCGCACCCTTAGGGTGTTGGAGCGCAAAAATCCGGTGCCCGGTGAAAATATTCAGCTGCATCTGGATTTGCGCTTACAGAAGCTGGCCCACAAGCTGCTTGACGGTCGGCGCGGAGCCATTGTGGCGATTGAACCGGCAACAGGCGGTATTCTGGCGTTGGCCAGTGTACCGGGGTTTGACGCCAACCAGTTTGTGACCGGCATCAGCGTAGAAGACTATCGCGAACTGAGTGAAAGCCGCGATAAACCTTTGTTTAACCGCGCCCTTCGTGGGCAGTACCCCCCTGGCTCTACTCTGAAACCGATGCTGGCGATTGCGGCACTGGATAGCGGTGCAACAAATCGCACACGCCGGGTGTGGGATCCAGGTTATTTCCAGTTGAACTCGTCTGGACGGCGCTATCGGGACTGGAAACGTTCAGGGCATGGGTGGGTTGACCTTGACCTGGCCATAACCCAATCCTGCGATGTGTATTTTTACGAAATCGCGGTGGACATGGGGGTTGATACCATTCACCACTATCTTTCTCGATTTGGATTCGGTGAAGACGCCGCGCTGGACGTGGCGGGGGCGCTGAGTGGCCTGCTGCCTTCGAAGGAATGGAAACAGGGCGCCCGCCAGGAGCCCTGGTACCCCGGTGACACGGTTAATTTGGGTATCGGCCAAGGTTTTATGTTGGCCACGCCCTTGCAGTTGGCAACAGCCACAGCGCTGATTGCCGACCGTGGTTATTGGGTAGAGCCGCGGCTGCTAAAAAGTATTGACGGCAACAACGATCTCACGAGTTTTTTGCCGGAGCAAAATCACGCGCCGTTAACGCTAAAGAATCCGGATGACTGGGAGTTTGTAGTGGAGGCCATGGCCGATGTGATGCACGGCGCGCGCGGAACCGCCCGAGCCGCTGGTGCAAACGCTAGCTACCGAATGGCTGGTAAAACCGGCACAGCCCAGGTTTTTTCCTTAGCTGAAGATGAAGAGTACGATGCGGAGGAAGTGAGAGAGCGGCTGCGCGATCACGCGCTGTTTGTTGGTTTTGCGCCGGTAGATAATCCGCAGATTGCTGTGTCGGTGATTGTGGAAAACGGCGGTGGCGGCAGCAGTACCGCTGCGCCGATGGCGCGCGCCCTGTTTGACGCCTGGCTGTTGGAATTCGGCGAAGGCGGGGGTGATAGAGAGGGCAGCGCCGCCGCAGACATCGCCAATGTCGAGGGCCCTCGCTGA
- a CDS encoding GGDEF domain-containing protein, translating into MATMASPVLLKPLAHSAFIAAAVMAALCALAGEPLLAACAATVGGIVVCSPTFRKRHGAAPWPGLRAGFFIILVLLVATAALTDRWFISYWVYGLPLLAYLVVPQRGAWIAILAVVAIALFMVYQASGIAQRHQIIGAFFLTLLLSLMLIFLLEFKRRQLMPLRRTDELTNAASQQHLTADLNKEIQRSEREGTTLSVIMLALKPSNDAEPAGADSRSILPQIGRYLHSHIRDFDAYYRVADLQFLIILPGITSPQASRQAEALRQGVQQLLTSHQLAMTLSTGAAGLNIGDDANSLQRSVTGALRRAQQHTGNDSQTFNGRNQEPKA; encoded by the coding sequence ATGGCCACGATGGCCAGCCCTGTGCTGTTAAAACCCCTTGCCCACAGTGCATTTATTGCAGCTGCGGTTATGGCTGCGCTCTGCGCGCTGGCAGGTGAGCCGTTGCTGGCTGCCTGCGCTGCAACGGTTGGCGGCATTGTGGTGTGCAGCCCAACGTTCCGGAAACGCCATGGCGCTGCGCCCTGGCCTGGCCTGCGCGCCGGATTTTTTATTATTCTGGTGCTCTTGGTGGCCACCGCCGCATTAACAGACCGGTGGTTTATAAGTTACTGGGTCTATGGTCTGCCACTATTGGCCTATCTTGTAGTACCGCAGCGCGGGGCATGGATTGCCATTCTTGCGGTGGTCGCCATCGCCCTATTTATGGTGTACCAAGCCAGCGGCATTGCCCAGCGCCATCAGATAATCGGCGCCTTTTTTCTGACCCTGCTGCTAAGCCTTATGCTGATATTTCTACTGGAGTTCAAACGCCGCCAGCTAATGCCCCTTCGACGCACCGACGAGCTGACCAACGCCGCCAGCCAGCAACACCTGACCGCCGATTTGAATAAAGAGATTCAACGCAGCGAGCGTGAAGGCACTACCCTGTCAGTCATCATGCTGGCACTAAAACCCAGCAACGATGCAGAGCCGGCGGGCGCTGATTCGCGTTCGATTCTGCCGCAAATCGGGCGCTATTTGCACAGCCACATCCGCGACTTTGACGCTTACTATCGCGTTGCAGACCTTCAGTTTCTGATCATTCTTCCCGGTATTACCAGCCCCCAGGCCTCGCGGCAGGCCGAGGCTTTGCGCCAAGGCGTGCAACAACTGTTAACCAGCCATCAACTGGCCATGACACTCAGCACCGGCGCCGCCGGACTCAACATCGGCGATGACGCCAACAGCCTGCAACGCAGCGTCACAGGCGCGTTACGCAGGGCCCAGCAACACACCGGTAATGACAGCCAGACCTTCAACGGGCGGAACCAGGAGCCAAAGGCATGA
- the nadD gene encoding nicotinate-nucleotide adenylyltransferase, with product MHVIYGGTFDPVHHGHLRLGLELKDYLGVAQVHLVPSYTPPHRGATGATADQRLRLLQLAIAGEPALAIDSRELDRGGKSFTADTLRQLRAELGPDCPLVMAVGTDAFAGFDRWRQWQEILALAHIVVVSRPGPALDPQGVPASLLSKHYLEQGEELKNLPCGRIVMFSPPLLDISATAIRQRLAAGHSARYLLPWQALAEIHRQGLYGACPAVEL from the coding sequence ATGCACGTAATTTATGGCGGTACCTTTGACCCAGTGCACCACGGCCACCTGCGCCTGGGCCTCGAGCTCAAGGATTATCTTGGGGTGGCTCAGGTGCACCTGGTACCCAGCTATACTCCTCCGCACCGTGGCGCGACGGGCGCAACCGCCGATCAGCGACTTCGGCTTTTGCAGTTGGCGATTGCGGGTGAGCCGGCGTTGGCAATTGACTCACGCGAGTTAGATCGCGGCGGTAAATCCTTTACCGCCGACACCCTGCGCCAACTGCGCGCCGAATTGGGCCCGGATTGCCCACTGGTGATGGCCGTGGGTACCGACGCGTTTGCCGGTTTTGATCGCTGGCGCCAGTGGCAGGAAATTCTGGCGCTGGCGCACATTGTGGTGGTCAGCCGCCCCGGGCCGGCGTTGGACCCACAGGGAGTGCCGGCCTCTTTGCTGTCGAAGCATTATCTTGAACAGGGCGAAGAGCTGAAAAACTTGCCGTGTGGCCGAATTGTAATGTTTTCGCCGCCCTTGCTGGATATTTCTGCGACCGCCATTCGCCAGCGTCTGGCGGCGGGTCACTCCGCGCGCTACCTGCTTCCTTGGCAAGCGCTGGCAGAAATTCACCGGCAAGGGCTCTATGGTGCCTGCCCTGCGGTGGAACTTTAG
- a CDS encoding glutamate-5-semialdehyde dehydrogenase: MDIAAYMNGVGAQARAAAKHVARSTTAVRNQALLAMAQALDAARDELAQANQQDLSAARASGLDSAMLDRLELTPVRVDAMIEGLLQVAGLADPIGVITDMAYRPSGIQVGKMRVPLGVIGIIYESRPNVTVEAASLCLKSGNAAILRGGSESIHSNQAIARCIASGLAQAGLPETAVQIIATADRAAVGELITMPQYVDVIVPRGGKGLIERVSRDARVPVIKHLDGVCHVYIDSHADPEKALAVAVNAKTQRYGTCNTMETLLVDEEIAADMLPLLNAAFVEKGVELRGCERSREIVSEMTPATEADWEAEYLAPILAVKVVDGLDGAIAHISQFSSQHTDSIITENYTRARRFLTEVDSSSVMVNASTRFADGFEYGLGAEIGISTDKIHARGPVGLEGLTSQKYVVFGDGHIRV, from the coding sequence ATGGACATTGCAGCATACATGAATGGAGTGGGTGCCCAGGCCCGTGCAGCAGCGAAACACGTTGCCCGATCAACCACAGCGGTTCGTAATCAGGCGCTGCTGGCTATGGCTCAGGCCCTGGACGCCGCCCGCGACGAACTGGCTCAGGCCAATCAACAGGATCTTTCTGCGGCCAGGGCCAGCGGTCTGGACAGCGCCATGCTGGACCGCCTGGAACTGACGCCGGTGCGGGTAGACGCCATGATTGAAGGGCTACTGCAGGTGGCCGGCCTGGCAGACCCGATTGGCGTGATAACCGACATGGCCTACAGGCCTTCGGGCATTCAGGTGGGCAAAATGCGTGTGCCGCTGGGCGTTATCGGGATTATTTATGAGTCACGCCCGAATGTGACCGTTGAAGCGGCCAGCCTCTGTCTGAAGTCTGGTAATGCCGCCATATTGCGCGGCGGCTCTGAGTCCATTCACTCCAATCAGGCGATTGCGCGCTGCATTGCCAGTGGGCTAGCTCAAGCCGGGCTGCCGGAAACGGCTGTTCAGATTATTGCCACCGCCGACCGCGCCGCAGTGGGCGAACTGATCACCATGCCGCAGTACGTTGACGTTATCGTGCCGCGTGGTGGCAAAGGTCTGATTGAGCGCGTCAGCCGTGACGCCCGGGTTCCGGTCATAAAGCACCTTGATGGCGTCTGTCACGTTTATATCGACAGTCACGCCGATCCAGAAAAGGCGCTGGCGGTGGCGGTGAACGCCAAAACCCAGCGCTACGGCACCTGCAACACTATGGAAACGCTTTTGGTGGATGAGGAAATTGCCGCCGATATGCTGCCGCTGCTGAACGCTGCGTTCGTAGAAAAAGGCGTAGAGCTACGCGGCTGCGAGCGCAGCCGGGAGATTGTCAGCGAGATGACGCCGGCAACAGAAGCCGACTGGGAAGCAGAATACCTGGCCCCTATTCTAGCGGTGAAGGTGGTGGATGGTCTGGACGGCGCTATTGCTCATATCAGTCAGTTCAGCTCCCAGCACACCGACAGTATTATCACCGAAAATTACACCCGCGCCCGGCGTTTTCTTACCGAAGTGGATTCCAGCTCGGTGATGGTGAATGCCTCCACCCGCTTTGCCGATGGCTTTGAATACGGTCTGGGTGCGGAAATCGGAATTTCCACTGACAAAATCCACGCCCGCGGGCCGGTGGGTCTGGAGGGCCTGACGTCGCAAAAATACGTGGTGTTCGGTGACGGCCATATCCGGGTTTAG
- a CDS encoding septal ring lytic transglycosylase RlpA family protein produces the protein MIIKSALWVVLAGALAMLVGCASAPPEKDHSGRYTIRQDRAPDGNFDASGLKDAQPRFEEPRRAGNKSSYTVWGKQYSVMDDNDGYVAEGMASWYGEKFHGHKTSNGEVFDMYQMTAAHKSLRIPSYARVTNLANGRSVIVRVNDRGPFHGDRMIDLSYAAAKRLGYQGQGVAKVEVAAITVSPDGAMFLANKPFGGAARSQAVAVQSKPKGPEPQREPVVAAGPAPAPAPAERPDSATAVASAAQGVFVQLASFSSNVAAKNLIRKVQDQMQTPMRVKVADTGSGRFHRVQAGPFNNEQSALQAQQLLQTHGFNQTILLTDAR, from the coding sequence GTGATCATCAAGTCTGCCCTGTGGGTCGTGTTGGCGGGAGCTCTGGCCATGCTGGTCGGCTGTGCTTCTGCGCCCCCGGAAAAAGATCATTCCGGCCGTTATACGATCCGCCAGGATCGCGCGCCTGACGGCAACTTTGACGCCTCCGGGCTAAAAGATGCGCAACCGCGCTTTGAAGAGCCGCGGCGGGCGGGCAACAAATCGTCTTACACCGTGTGGGGCAAACAATACAGCGTGATGGACGACAACGACGGGTATGTGGCCGAAGGCATGGCAAGCTGGTACGGTGAAAAGTTTCACGGCCACAAAACCTCTAACGGCGAAGTGTTCGATATGTACCAGATGACCGCCGCCCACAAGTCACTGCGCATTCCCAGCTACGCGCGGGTGACCAACCTTGCCAACGGCCGCTCGGTAATTGTGCGGGTAAACGACCGCGGTCCTTTTCATGGCGACCGGATGATTGATTTGTCTTACGCTGCAGCCAAACGGCTGGGTTACCAGGGCCAGGGTGTCGCAAAGGTAGAAGTGGCAGCGATAACGGTTAGCCCGGACGGCGCCATGTTCTTGGCCAATAAACCGTTTGGTGGAGCTGCCAGGTCGCAAGCGGTGGCTGTGCAATCAAAGCCCAAGGGCCCAGAACCTCAGCGTGAACCTGTGGTGGCGGCGGGGCCGGCTCCGGCTCCGGCTCCGGCAGAACGTCCGGATAGCGCAACAGCCGTCGCGTCTGCAGCTCAAGGAGTATTCGTGCAGTTGGCGTCATTCTCCAGCAACGTTGCGGCAAAAAATCTGATACGAAAGGTTCAAGACCAGATGCAGACACCCATGCGGGTTAAAGTGGCTGACACCGGTAGCGGGCGTTTTCACCGCGTTCAGGCCGGCCCTTTCAACAATGAACAGAGCGCCCTGCAAGCCCAGCAGTTGCTGCAGACCCACGGCTTCAATCAAACCATTTTGCTGACGGACGCTCGCTGA
- the rsfS gene encoding ribosome silencing factor: MQAEQLKDLVVNALEDVKAQDLSVIDVRERTSVTDFMVLASGTSNRHLKALANSVVVDAKEQGVRVDHLEGAGGSDWILVDLGDVVVHVMMPAAREFYDLERFWRDAPAPDFGLAGGE, from the coding sequence ATGCAGGCCGAACAACTGAAAGATCTGGTAGTAAACGCGCTGGAAGATGTAAAAGCCCAGGATTTAAGTGTCATTGATGTGCGCGAGCGCACCAGTGTCACCGACTTCATGGTTTTGGCGTCTGGCACGTCCAACCGACACTTGAAAGCGTTGGCCAATTCGGTCGTCGTTGACGCAAAAGAGCAGGGTGTTCGGGTTGATCATTTAGAAGGCGCTGGCGGCAGCGACTGGATACTGGTGGATTTGGGTGATGTTGTGGTGCATGTGATGATGCCGGCGGCGCGCGAATTCTACGATTTGGAACGATTCTGGCGTGACGCTCCGGCACCTGATTTTGGTCTCGCGGGCGGCGAATAA